One part of the [Synechococcus] sp. NIES-970 genome encodes these proteins:
- a CDS encoding hypothetical protein (conserved hypothetical protein (TIGR00303)): protein MIRVYTQLARGQAWLEKYQGKSVVFACGLGFTDTALIPDISAAGATPKARKYTAIADGECVCHGFQEDALYPLPPLIVGASPAILSRAILQKYQIPYYLFDTGLLIPPEPKAVNCIDLGGKKANCVSTGKALEFSRVQHLFQQGLAWGKKLATQYTNHLFVLGECVVAGTTTALGILTGLGYDAHQKVNSSHIECNHDLKWQIVQQGLRKANLPDNPDPFAVVSAVGDPMQIFIAGMAIALSHTQGVLLGGGTQMLAVYALIQRICGFHQLDFNPANIAVGTTRWVAEDPTGDTLGLANSIGEVPLLATQLSFRDSQYSQLQSYEQGYVKEGVGAGGLAIAAHLAYGATQVELLTMIEHTIAPYLAAVREMGN from the coding sequence GTGATTCGAGTTTATACGCAGTTAGCACGGGGACAGGCTTGGCTAGAAAAATACCAAGGAAAGTCAGTGGTATTCGCCTGTGGCCTGGGCTTTACGGATACAGCTTTAATTCCTGATATTTCTGCAGCGGGGGCTACCCCGAAAGCGCGAAAATATACGGCGATCGCCGACGGGGAATGTGTTTGCCATGGCTTTCAGGAAGATGCTCTGTACCCATTGCCACCGTTGATTGTCGGTGCTTCTCCGGCAATTCTCTCCCGGGCAATTTTGCAGAAATACCAGATTCCTTACTATTTATTCGACACGGGATTGTTGATTCCACCCGAGCCAAAAGCGGTGAATTGTATTGACCTAGGGGGCAAAAAAGCGAATTGTGTTTCTACTGGTAAGGCCCTCGAATTTTCCAGGGTGCAGCATCTTTTTCAACAGGGTTTGGCCTGGGGTAAAAAATTAGCGACGCAATACACAAATCATCTATTTGTCCTGGGAGAATGTGTCGTGGCAGGGACAACGACGGCCTTGGGAATTTTAACTGGATTGGGTTATGACGCGCACCAAAAAGTAAATAGTAGCCATATCGAATGTAACCATGATTTAAAGTGGCAAATCGTCCAACAAGGTTTGAGAAAAGCGAATTTGCCCGATAATCCTGATCCTTTTGCCGTGGTGTCGGCAGTGGGAGACCCGATGCAAATTTTTATCGCTGGGATGGCGATCGCCTTAAGTCATACCCAGGGAGTTTTGCTTGGGGGGGGGACTCAAATGTTAGCGGTTTATGCTTTGATTCAAAGAATTTGTGGGTTTCATCAGCTTGATTTCAATCCTGCAAATATTGCAGTAGGAACGACGCGTTGGGTCGCCGAAGATCCGACGGGTGATACGCTGGGTTTGGCTAATTCAATTGGGGAAGTGCCCCTACTGGCTACGCAACTGAGTTTTCGAGATTCTCAATATTCGCAATTACAGTCCTACGAACAGGGCTATGTTAAAGAGGGAGTCGGGGCGGGGGGTTTAGCGATCGCTGCCCATTTAGCCTATGGTGCGACCCAGGTGGAATTGTTAACGATGATCGAACACACCATTGCCCCCTATCTTGCGGCTGTTAGAGAGATGGGGAATTGA
- the rpsU gene encoding ribosomal protein S21 — MTQVVVGQNENIESALRRFKRQVSKAGIFADIKRRRHFETPIEKRKRKAVARRKKRFR, encoded by the coding sequence ATGACCCAAGTGGTTGTTGGACAAAACGAAAATATTGAATCCGCATTACGTCGGTTTAAGCGCCAAGTTTCTAAAGCTGGTATTTTTGCTGATATCAAGCGTCGTCGTCACTTTGAAACCCCCATCGAGAAGCGCAAGCGTAAGGCTGTTGCCCGTCGGAAGAAGCGTTTCCGTTAA
- a CDS encoding hypothetical protein (conserved membrane protein) — MNLNVLVQLAIALALGVIIGLERGWRNRADDEGFGDSGLRNFAISGLLGGISALLAQNWGFGVLVGIFLGLAGLAATAYVLTAQKSGDYGTTTELALLTTFCLGALALSGFTQEAIAVAVVVAWILGAKPELTKTLNWLQRQELLATLQLLLIAVVVLPLLPNQAMGPWNALNPQAIGWLVLLIAGISYIGYFAIRLLGSKVGLLLTGFFGGIASSTALTVSFSRMAKQQPSETLSFAAGIVLANGIMAPRLLLVIAVVSQTLAYKLAAPLLILGAIPIIAAVAIARWKIDPQTKNLTTITVSNPVEIGSALQYTALLVILSLLVRWAKEEFGEQGIYLLSALSGLADVDAVSLSLANAVQDDFSITVAMYGVWLAITVNTLVKVGFTRAIGNLKLAYWCGSVMLSGLVAGFLVLLAV; from the coding sequence TCATTGGTCTCGAACGGGGCTGGCGTAACCGGGCCGACGACGAAGGCTTTGGGGACAGTGGCCTCCGAAATTTTGCTATCAGCGGTCTTCTGGGAGGCATTTCTGCACTCTTGGCGCAAAATTGGGGTTTTGGTGTTTTAGTCGGAATCTTCCTGGGCCTTGCGGGACTGGCCGCCACCGCCTACGTTCTCACGGCGCAAAAATCTGGAGATTACGGCACGACCACCGAATTAGCCCTCCTGACCACTTTCTGCCTCGGTGCGTTGGCCCTGAGTGGATTTACCCAGGAGGCGATCGCCGTGGCGGTGGTGGTGGCCTGGATCCTCGGTGCAAAACCAGAACTCACCAAAACCCTCAATTGGCTCCAACGGCAAGAATTACTTGCGACCCTACAACTGCTGCTGATCGCAGTGGTGGTATTACCTCTGTTGCCGAACCAAGCCATGGGCCCCTGGAATGCTCTCAATCCCCAGGCGATCGGTTGGTTGGTATTACTGATTGCCGGGATTTCTTACATTGGCTACTTCGCGATCCGTCTCCTCGGGAGTAAAGTGGGCCTCCTTTTGACTGGCTTTTTTGGCGGAATTGCCTCCTCTACGGCCCTTACGGTATCTTTTTCCCGCATGGCCAAACAGCAGCCCAGTGAAACCCTGTCCTTCGCCGCTGGCATCGTGCTGGCGAACGGCATCATGGCCCCCCGTCTGCTGTTGGTGATCGCCGTTGTGAGTCAAACCCTGGCGTACAAACTCGCTGCTCCCCTCCTTATTTTGGGCGCCATTCCGATCATTGCCGCCGTGGCGATCGCCCGCTGGAAAATTGATCCCCAGACAAAAAACCTGACCACCATCACCGTGAGTAACCCCGTCGAAATTGGCTCTGCTCTCCAATACACAGCTCTCCTTGTGATCCTGTCATTGCTTGTGCGCTGGGCCAAAGAAGAATTTGGCGAACAGGGCATTTATCTCCTTTCGGCCCTTTCCGGCCTCGCCGATGTGGATGCCGTGAGTCTGTCCCTCGCCAATGCTGTCCAGGATGATTTTTCGATCACCGTGGCCATGTATGGCGTTTGGCTGGCTATTACCGTTAATACCTTGGTCAAAGTTGGTTTTACCCGGGCGATCGGCAATCTCAAGCTGGCTTACTGGTGCGGGAGCGTAATGTTGAGTGGTTTAGTGGCCGGTTTTTTGGTATTGTTAGCAGTCTGA